In the genome of Arthrobacter sp. PAMC25284, the window GAAGCTTCAGCGCACCAGCCACGGCCGGTTGAACCGCCACGCACCGGAGGACGTTCCGCTCCCGCGGAGCGCCCTCCGGGGTGTCAGGACCAAGGTGTCGCTGCCCGTTCCAACGGGACGCCGTCCACAGTGACGTCGAGTTTTTCGTCGAAGAAGGCGACGAGCCCGTGCAGCTGTGTCGAATCCGGGAACCTGTTGTCGTACATCCAGGCGATGTTCCGTCCGGCGTCCGAGCCAAGGAAGCTCCAGTAGCTGGCCTTGCCTTTGTACGGGCAAAAAGTGGTGTGCGGGCTTGGCTCAAAATGCTCAAGGCGGACGTCGGCCGGGAGAATGTAATACCGCACCGGGAGCATGGTTTCGTAAACGAGCTGCGGACGGACCGTGTCCGCGAGCAGCACGCCGTCGAGGGCGACGGTGATGTGGCGGGACGCCGCACGGATGTCCACCCGGTGGAAGGGGTCCCGGGGGTGACCGACGATGCCTTCGTCATCCTCGAGCCAGTCAAAGGCCGCGAAATCCAGCAGAACATAGCCGGCCAGATCCGGATCGGAGGGGCGGAAGGCCGCGCCGGGCAGTCCGCCGCCGGCCAGCACGTCGAACTCCTCACCGGCGGTGGTGTGCCGGCGGAACCCGGTCCGCGGATCGAGGCCGGCAGACCCGTGCTGACCCCAGGCAAAGGAGCGCTCGGGGACGGCTGGTCCGCCCGCTGCTGGCGCCAGCGCCAGCGCCACGAGCAGATCTGCTTCCGGCACCGCGAATACGGGTGTGATGCGCCGTGGTTCCCAGACCAGCAGGGCAGCGACGGTATCGACGACGGGTGTTCCCGCGCGGCTGGCCCGAACCCGTTTCGCCGTCGCCTCGTACCGGAGCTCAGGAAAGGCGTCCATCAGTGGTGCGGAGTATTTGGTGGCCATGCGCCATCGTAACGTGCATGCGCACGGATGCTCGAGACAGTGATGCGTCCCGACCTGCCGGGAGTCCCGCCCTATTTAGTCCATCGATTAGATAACATGGGGCAGGCTACGGGTTCTCGCGGCCAAAATGCATAACCAAAAATGCTGGTTTTGACCAATGGGGGTTCTGGTGTTCGCACATTCAAGAGTTTCGGGAGGCATGTCCGTGGTGGGCGTCATGCTGGCGCTGATGCTTCCGGGAGTATCGGCAGCACACGCGTCGGGCACCGTTACCGGGGCGGGTACGCCCTCCGGCCTGATGGCGGCAGCCAAGCAAGATGCCCCGGTGCCGGGCATGGCAGTGACGATTCCGCCAACGAGGCTCCTTGATACCAGGACGTCCTCGGGGGATGTTGGACCGGGACGATCGGTGACCTTCCAG includes:
- a CDS encoding DUF427 domain-containing protein; this translates as MATKYSAPLMDAFPELRYEATAKRVRASRAGTPVVDTVAALLVWEPRRITPVFAVPEADLLVALALAPAAGGPAVPERSFAWGQHGSAGLDPRTGFRRHTTAGEEFDVLAGGGLPGAAFRPSDPDLAGYVLLDFAAFDWLEDDEGIVGHPRDPFHRVDIRAASRHITVALDGVLLADTVRPQLVYETMLPVRYYILPADVRLEHFEPSPHTTFCPYKGKASYWSFLGSDAGRNIAWMYDNRFPDSTQLHGLVAFFDEKLDVTVDGVPLERAATPWS